In a genomic window of Epinephelus fuscoguttatus linkage group LG23, E.fuscoguttatus.final_Chr_v1:
- the msmp1 gene encoding prostate-associated microseminoprotein, whose protein sequence is MKMELAGVHWVLAAAGFLLWTSCASAAPMECHFNSRALCVFEGRHFSLGETWMDNACMQCTCLHPVGVGCCETVHRPVDFPAWCEVRVEPVTCKVSLVQTADPRLPCSPGQDLQDPSHGSLQLQQQQQLDG, encoded by the exons ATGAAGATGGAGCTTGCCGGGGTTCACTGGGTGCTTGCAGCTGCAGGGTTTCTTCTGTGGACCAGTTGTGCGTCTGCTGCACCCATGGAGTGCCACTTCAACTCCAGAG CGCTGTGTGTGTTCGAGGGGAGGCACTTCTCACTGGGGGAAACCTGGATGGACAACGCCTGTATGCAGTGCACCTGTCTGCACCCTGTTGGCGTTGGTTGCTGCGAGAC GGTGCATCGGCCGGTGGATTTCCCCGCGTGGTGTGAGGTGCGGGTGGAGCCAGTGACCTGCAAAGTGTCCCTGGTCCAGACAGCCGACCCCCGCCTGCCCTGCTCCCCAGGCCAGGACCTCCAGGACCCGAGCCATGGATCgcttcagctgcagcagcagcagcaactggACGGGTAG
- the rgp1 gene encoding RAB6A-GEF complex partner protein 2, whose protein sequence is MIEVVASMARGPVFLAGELMECLITFTNPMSHLSTSASSEMLAWASAQIHCQFHASETRVSLPAQGNKQDVQAESNTVLIPSRGERGQCVLDTPPKILFCDLRLDPGESKTYSYSEIVPIDGPPSFRGQAVKYVYKLTIGCQRVNSPIKLLRVPFRVLVLQGMPEPPFPQDEEVSPSNPFLEEEESSRRDARPLERALDMLMVTTSRRCPHMFNITNMRGKVAKFCIFKTVYRLGEDIIGTFNFSEGDIPCLQYSVSLQSEEEIQQQYQRRPGQVISVTGHGRHMESCLHTASSHFSLPIPLNVTPGFSTDIVMLRWRLHFEFVTAREPMEPPTVLQNQSEVTVWAGAENVDVDTFSWDLPIKVLPTNPALASYMSHFTGTNSINI, encoded by the exons ATGATCGAGGTGGTGGCCTCCATGGCCCGAGGCCCCGTGTTTCTCGCCGGGGAGCTCATGGAATGTCTCATAACATTCACCAACCCGATGTCCCACCTCTCCACCTCTGCCAGCAG TGAGATGCTGGCATGGGCCAGTGCCCAGATCCACTGCCAGTTTCATGCCAGTGAGACCAGAGTGTCCCTGCCGGCCCAGGGCAACAAACAGGACGTCCAGGCTGAGAGCAACACTGTGCTTATTCCAAGCAGAG GAGAGCGAGGTCAGTGTGTGCTGGACACACCGCCCAAGATACTATTCTGTGACCTGCGCCTGGATCCTGGCGAGAGCAAAACCT ATTCATACAGTGAGATCGTACCCATAGACGGTCCTCCTAGTTTCCGTGGCCAGGCGGTGAAATACGTCTACAAACTGACCATCGGCTGCCAGAGAGTCAACTCGCCTATCAAACTCCTCAGAGTTCCTTTCAGAGTGCTCGTCCTGCAAG GCATGCCAGAGCCTCCGTTTCCCCAGGATGAAGAGGTTTCTCCCTCCAACCCGTTTCTGGAGGAAGAGGAATCGAGCCGCAGGGATGCTCGGCCTTTGGAGAGAGCTCTGGACATGCTGATGGTCACCACCTCGAGACGCTGTCCCC ACATGTTTAATATCACCAACATGCGTGGCAAAGTGGCGAAGTTCTGCATCTTTAAGACTGTGTACAGACTCGGGGAGGACATCATCGGCACGTTCAACTTCTCAGAGGGAGACATTCCCTGCCTGCAG TATTCGGTGAGCCTTCAGAGTGAGGAGGAGATCCAGCAGCAGTACCAGCGGCGCCCCGGACAGGTCATCAGTGTGACTGGACACGGGCGACACATGGAATCCTGCCTCCACACCGCCTCCAGCCACTTCTCTCTCCCCATCCCCCTCAACGTCACGCCAGGTTTCAGCACAGACATAG TGATGCTGAGATGGCGCCTTCACTTTGAATTCGTCACCGCCAGAGAGCCTATGGAGCCGCCCACAGTCCTGCAGAACCAATCAGAGGTCACAGTCTGGGCCGGGGCGGAGAACGTCGATGTGGATACCTTCAGCTGGGATCTGCCGATCAAAGTGCTGCCCACCAACCCGGCCTTGGCATCCTACATGTCCCACTTCACAGGGACCAACAGCATCAACATCTGA